The Miscanthus floridulus cultivar M001 chromosome 7, ASM1932011v1, whole genome shotgun sequence genome includes a region encoding these proteins:
- the LOC136466468 gene encoding putative nitric oxide synthase, with protein MASPHLPFLSFPKTLPPPPPPLKPHAHRTSLAAAPAPPPAPPDGAGPAAPTRGDRFLGLQLATEAAARVLAPDDADRRRRRKEKRRALARKPSGLASCYGCGAPLQTAEEAAPGYVDPDTYELKKRHHQLRTVLCGRCKLLSHGHMVTAVGGHGGYPGGKQFVSAEQLREKLSFLRHEKALIVKLVDIVDFNGSFLARVRDFAGANPIILVITKVDLLPRDTDLNCIGDWVVESVVKKKLNVLSVHLTSSKSLVGITGVISEIQQEKKGRDVYILGSANVGKSAFISAMLRTMAYKDPVAAAAQKYKPIQSAVPGTTLGPIQIEAFLGGGKLYDTPGVHLHHRQAAVIHADDLPSLAPQSRLKGRCFPANDTDIELSGNSLFWAGLVRVDVVKALPRSRLTFYGPKKLKIYMVRTTEADQFYETEVGVTLTPPTGKERAEGWAGLQGVRELKIKYEERDRPACDIAISGLGWISVEPSGVPSNGPDDNIEEEHDGGELHLVVHVPKPVEVFVRSPLPVGKAASQWYQYQELTEEEEELRPKWHY; from the exons ATGGCGTCACCGcacctccccttcctctccttccccaAAACCCtaccgccaccacctccaccgctCAAGCCCCACGCCCACCGGACCTCCCTCGCCGCCGCTCCAGCTCCGCCGCCGGCCCCGCCTGACGGCGCGGGACCCGCCGCGCCCACGCGTGGGGACCGCTTCCTCGGCCTCCAGCTGGCCACCGAGGCCGCCGCGCGTGTTCTCGCTCCCGACGACGCCGACCGGCGCCGCCGACGCAAGGAGAAGCGCCGGGCCCTGGCGCGGAAGCCCTCCGGCCTCGCCTCTTGCTACGGCTGCGGCGCCCCGCTGCAGACGGCGGAGGAGGCCGCGCCGGGATACGTCGACCCCGACACGTACGAACTG AAAAAGAGGCACCACCAACTGAGAACCGTTCTATGTGGAAGGTGCAAGCTGCTGTCTCATGGCCACATGGTCACTGCTGTTGGTGGCCACGGTGGTTATCCTGGCGGCAAGCAGTTTGTTTCTGCAGAACAACTCAGGGAGAAGCTGTCATTCCTCCGTCACGAGAAAGCGCTGATAGTCAAATTG GTTGATATCGTTGACTTCAATGGGAGTTTCCTGGCACGAGTACGCGATTTTGCTGGTGCTAATCCTATTATACTTGTGATAACAAAG GTCGATCTCCTTCCCAGAGACACTGATTTGAATTGCATAGGCGACTGGGTTGTCGAGTCAGTTGTCAAGAAGAAGCTTAA CGTCCTTAGTGTCCATTTGACAAGCTCAAAGTCATTGGTTGGTATCACAGGGGTTATATCAGAGATTCAACAGGAAAAGAAG GGCCGAGATGTATATATACTG GGTTCCGCAAATGTTGGGAAATCTGCATTTATCAGTGCAATGCTAA GAACAATGGCATACAAGGATCCGGTGGCAGCGGCAGCCCAAAAATACAAGCCAATACAGTCTGCTGTTCCTGGAACAACCCTTGGCCCTATTCAAATTGAAGCATTTTTAGGCGGAGGG AAATTGTATGATACACCTGGAGTCCACCTTCACCATAGGCAGGCAGCAGTTATCCATGCTGATGATCTGCCTTCTCTTGCACCACAAAGTCGTTTGAAAGGGCGATGTTTTCCC GCTAATGATACAGATATTGAATTGAGTGGGAATTCATTATTCTGGGCTGGGCTAGTCCGCGTTGATGTTGTCAAG GCTCTTCCACGCTCACGGCTGACATTCTATGGGCCCAAGAAGCTAAAGATTTACATGGTCCGGACAACAGAAGCAGATCAATTTTACGAG acTGAAGTTGGAGTTACATTGACTCCGCCAACTGGTAAGGAGAGAGCTGAAGGATGGGCAGGGCTTCAAGGTGTTCGCGAGTTGAAGATAAAGTATGAGGAACGTGACAG GCCTGCTTGTGACATCGCAATCTCTGGGCTTGGATGGATTTCTGTGGAGCCATCAGGCGTGCCATCAAACGGCCCTGATGACAATATCGAGGAAGAACATGATGGCGGTGAGCTGCATCTGGTGGTACATGTACCCAAACCGGTTGAGGTATTCGTCCGCTCCCCATTGCCTGTCGGTAAAGCGGCGTCACAATGGTACCAGTATCAAGAGTTGacagaggaagaagaggagctgAGGCCTAAATGGCATTACTGA